In the genome of Acaryochloris sp. CCMEE 5410, the window TTCTGGTTGAAACAGGGTTTCTCACCGGTGCTCAAGATATTGTCGGACTGAGGAATCCTGCTTGGCGAAAACAAATGGCCCAAGCTATTGCTGAGGGGATTCTCAATTATTTGAACGGTCGTTACAACTAATTGCCAGACCTTAACAAGGTTTGGGCAGTGGTAATATTCTGCCGAACCGCCTGAGCTGATGTCTGCAATGACTGATAGTCCTCTGCGGATAATTCAAGTTCTAATACTTTTGTCACTCCCTGACGGCTTAAACAGGTAGGAACTCCCAAGAAAAGATCAGACAGCCCATATTGCCCATTCAGGTAGGCTGCCGCAGGCAAGATGCGCGAGCGATTAAATAGAATGGATTCCACCATTAAGGAAGCAGAGGAAGCTGGTGCAAAATAAGCACTACCCGCCTGCATAAGACTAACGATTTCCGCGCCTCCATTACGGGTTCGCTCGACGAGACGCTGAATTGTCGCCTCATCCATCAATTCAGTGATCGGGATGCCGCTAACAGTGGAATAGCGGGGCAAAGGCACCATTAGATCCCCATGTCCACCAAGCACCATGGCATGAACGTTGGCAATCGAGACTTTGAGTTCTAGGGCAATAAAGGTTTCGAATCGAGCCGCATCTAGAACCCCTGCCATACCAACGACACGTTCTGGAGGTAATCCACTGGCTTGCCAAGCCAGATAGGTCATCACGTCTAAGGGATTGGTGACCACCATCAAGATGGCATGGGGGGATTGAGCTATCGCTTGGCGAGTGACATTGGTAATAATTTGGGCATTTACCTTGAGTAGATCGTCCCGACTCATCCCCGGTTTGCGAGGAAGGCCAGCCGTAATTACGATGACATCTGAGTTTTGAGTATCGGTATAGTCTGCTGTGCCGATAATGGTGCGGTCGTGATGTTCGACGCCGCGGGCTTCCATTAAATCTAGGGCTAACCCCTGAGGACGACTCGCTTGAATATCCAGCAGGACAACGTCGGCAATATTCTTTTCGACAATTCGCTGGCCCAAGGTACTACCAACATTGCCTGCACCTACAATTGTGACGCGGGGGGCTTGAGTGCCGGGTAAGCAGATGAGGTCCATACCTCTATTGTGGTGGGATAAGATGCGATCGCACTTAATCCGTAACCAATCGTTGAGATGATTAGGCCGCTTCTAGCTGATCAACCCGGAGCCAAACCGTTGGCACAGGGACGCGAAACTGAATCTGGGCATAGTCACCCTTAATTTCTAGTACTTCGCCAGTACCCTCAAATACATAGGGCGGCAAGCGGCGATCGCTGGCCTTGGCCTCTAAGCTATTTTCAAATTTTTCGGGAACGATACGGACTAGACTTCCTTTCTTTACAGCCATAATTGCGGGTAACTTTACCAAAGTGAGAGCCATCGTCATTGTAGTCGCTTTCCCCTCCCTGATCCTAACTTCAGTGATTCCCACTACTAATCAAGCGTTTGATGAAGTCGCAACTTAGAGCCGTTTTTACTGCGCCCCAACCGTTCGCAAGAAATCATTACACTTAGAAGTCGTAGCGGTTGTATCACCCAATTGAAGGGAATCACGCTGTCATAAGAACACTGCCGAAGCCTTGAAGGAGCACTTTAAAGATGGAAGAACTACTGGCCCCCATTGCGGGATTTTTTCAAAGTTTAGGCTTGCCTGAGCCGATCGTGCATTGGGGGCATCCCACCATGATGGGAATTGTGGTGTTTGTGATGGGATCCTATGCCGGTGTAAAAGGCTGGCAAGGTCGCTTAGCCACTGACGAAGAAGACGGTAACAAAAAACGAGCTGCCCATGCCCAAGTCGTGCCTTGGATGTTTTTGTTTATCGTCTTGGGATATACCGGAGGCGTGCTGTCTTTGGTGATGCAGGAACAGCCTATTTTCGAGAGTCCCCACTTCTGGTCGGGGACCGCTGTGATTGGTTTATTGGCGACTAATGCGGTGCTGTCGCTCAGCAATTTCTGGGGAGAAACGAGTTTTCGCTCTGCCCATGCTTATATTGGCAGCTCTGCTCTAGTTCTGCTAGTGGTCCACACACTACTAGGTTTGAAACTCGGCTTATCGTTTTAACCCAGCAGGGAATCACAATCATTTAGCCCACCCTCCACTCCCCTATCTATGCAAAGAAGCCACATCAATCTTGCAGCCAAGCACAAAGATGGAGTGGACCTTCCCCATT includes:
- the mdh gene encoding malate dehydrogenase, with the translated sequence MDLICLPGTQAPRVTIVGAGNVGSTLGQRIVEKNIADVVLLDIQASRPQGLALDLMEARGVEHHDRTIIGTADYTDTQNSDVIVITAGLPRKPGMSRDDLLKVNAQIITNVTRQAIAQSPHAILMVVTNPLDVMTYLAWQASGLPPERVVGMAGVLDAARFETFIALELKVSIANVHAMVLGGHGDLMVPLPRYSTVSGIPITELMDEATIQRLVERTRNGGAEIVSLMQAGSAYFAPASSASLMVESILFNRSRILPAAAYLNGQYGLSDLFLGVPTCLSRQGVTKVLELELSAEDYQSLQTSAQAVRQNITTAQTLLRSGN
- a CDS encoding NAD(P)H-quinone oxidoreductase subunit O; this encodes MAVKKGSLVRIVPEKFENSLEAKASDRRLPPYVFEGTGEVLEIKGDYAQIQFRVPVPTVWLRVDQLEAA
- a CDS encoding DUF4079 domain-containing protein — translated: MEELLAPIAGFFQSLGLPEPIVHWGHPTMMGIVVFVMGSYAGVKGWQGRLATDEEDGNKKRAAHAQVVPWMFLFIVLGYTGGVLSLVMQEQPIFESPHFWSGTAVIGLLATNAVLSLSNFWGETSFRSAHAYIGSSALVLLVVHTLLGLKLGLSF